The following coding sequences lie in one Vibrio sp. BS-M-Sm-2 genomic window:
- the urtE gene encoding urea ABC transporter ATP-binding subunit UrtE → MLEVKSVNQYYGESHTLWDLDMQIPEGKCTVLMGRNGVGKTTLLQCIMGLVKVESGDISLSGESLLKTDAEERARQGIGYVPQGRQIFPMLTVQENLEVGLPIREKGDRKIPEFIFDIFPVLKEMLHRRGGDLSGGQQQQLAIGRALVVNPKLLILDEPTEGIQPNIVQEIGDIIRMLNEKMGLTVLLVEQKLPFARKVGDRFCILDRGRQVAEGEMKGLNESLIKEYLTV, encoded by the coding sequence ATGCTAGAGGTTAAATCAGTTAATCAATATTACGGTGAGAGCCACACGCTGTGGGATTTGGATATGCAGATCCCTGAAGGCAAGTGCACAGTGTTAATGGGACGAAACGGTGTCGGTAAAACGACGTTGCTGCAATGCATCATGGGGCTAGTTAAGGTCGAGAGCGGTGACATTTCGTTATCGGGTGAGTCTCTTCTTAAAACCGATGCCGAAGAGCGTGCTCGCCAAGGTATCGGTTATGTGCCGCAAGGTCGCCAGATCTTTCCGATGCTCACGGTTCAAGAAAACCTAGAAGTAGGCTTGCCGATTCGCGAAAAGGGCGACCGTAAGATCCCAGAGTTCATCTTCGATATATTCCCAGTGTTAAAAGAGATGCTGCATCGTCGCGGTGGTGATTTATCTGGTGGTCAGCAGCAGCAACTGGCGATTGGGCGTGCGCTGGTAGTTAATCCAAAACTGTTGATCTTGGATGAACCGACAGAAGGTATTCAGCCCAATATCGTGCAAGAGATTGGTGACATCATTCGTATGCTCAACGAGAAGATGGGACTCACCGTCCTGCTTGTTGAACAGAAGCTGCCATTTGCGAGAAAGGTCGGTGACCGATTTTGCATTCTCGACCGCGGTCGTCAGGTAGCAGAAGGTGAAATGAAAGGGCTCAATGAGTCTTTGATTAAGGAGTACCTAACCGTATGA
- the urtD gene encoding urea ABC transporter ATP-binding protein UrtD: MTTFNSVKESVQAFTRRDEVFDYLKPDVHPAIDTRHNVLLYVEGVNKSFDGFQAINDLNLYIKEGELRCIIGPNGAGKTTMMDIITGKTKPDTGEVWLGSNINLLKMNEAEIANAGVGRKFQKPTVIECLTVWQNLELAMAGDRSVWATFTAVMSGEQKDKLTSVLELIHLKDEAANLAGNLSHGQKQWLEIGMLLMQNPRLLLVDEPVAGMTHQEMDRTSELLNSLAGKHSVVVVEHDMDFVRSIASHVTVLHQGHVLAEGTMDQVQAHPEVKQVYLGE; the protein is encoded by the coding sequence ATGACCACATTTAACAGCGTAAAGGAATCGGTTCAGGCGTTCACTCGTCGAGACGAAGTTTTTGATTACCTCAAACCCGATGTTCATCCCGCCATCGATACCCGTCACAACGTGTTGTTGTACGTGGAAGGCGTTAATAAAAGCTTCGATGGTTTCCAAGCGATAAACGACCTCAATCTTTATATCAAAGAGGGCGAACTGCGCTGCATCATCGGTCCGAATGGCGCAGGTAAAACCACCATGATGGACATCATTACAGGCAAGACTAAGCCCGATACTGGAGAAGTGTGGCTAGGTTCGAACATCAACTTATTGAAGATGAACGAAGCTGAAATTGCCAATGCAGGCGTTGGGCGTAAGTTCCAAAAACCGACCGTGATTGAGTGTTTAACTGTGTGGCAGAACCTTGAGTTAGCGATGGCCGGTGACCGTTCAGTGTGGGCGACGTTCACTGCTGTGATGTCTGGTGAGCAGAAAGACAAGCTGACCTCGGTACTTGAGTTGATTCACCTCAAAGACGAAGCGGCGAATTTGGCAGGTAACCTGTCTCACGGTCAGAAACAGTGGTTAGAGATAGGCATGTTATTGATGCAAAACCCTAGGCTATTGCTGGTGGATGAACCCGTTGCAGGGATGACTCACCAAGAGATGGACCGTACCTCTGAGTTACTCAATTCACTGGCAGGTAAGCACTCGGTTGTGGTAGTTGAACACGATATGGATTTCGTTCGTTCTATCGCAAGCCATGTCACCGTGCTTCATCAAGGTCATGTGTTGGCTGAAGGCACCATGGATCAAGTGCAGGCCCACCCTGAAGTTAAACAAGTTTATCTCGGAGAATAG
- the urtC gene encoding urea ABC transporter permease subunit UrtC produces MQSKSFVLLAMRGDKGGQLTILAILAAVILIPLANTMLPSGHPLHVETFTISLMGKYLSYAMLALALDLVWGYLGILSLGHGAFFALGGYAMGMYLMRQIGDRGVYGDPILPDFMVFLDWSVLPWFWQGFDQFWFACLMVVLVPGALAYLFGYLAFRSRVSGVYLSIMTQALTYALMLAFFRNEMGFGGNNGLTDFKDIVGLSLQSDAVKIGLFVATGISLILSYIACRMVVTSRLGRVALAIRDTESRTRFMGYDVDGIKLWVFVLSAVIAGIAGALYVPQVGIINPGEFAPLNSIEIVVWVALGGRATLFGAIVGALIINYAKSWFTVEFPEVWLFALGGLFVLSTMYFPQGVIGFVSEKWQQLRKASNSKGEGQGKDDQHKGKEVIA; encoded by the coding sequence ATGCAGTCTAAATCATTTGTACTTTTGGCGATGCGTGGTGATAAAGGTGGCCAACTGACCATCCTTGCCATTCTTGCGGCCGTGATTCTTATTCCACTGGCTAACACCATGTTGCCAAGTGGACACCCACTTCATGTTGAGACCTTCACTATCTCACTAATGGGCAAATACTTGAGCTATGCGATGTTGGCTTTGGCGCTCGATCTGGTGTGGGGCTACCTCGGAATACTGAGCCTAGGCCACGGCGCTTTCTTTGCGCTTGGCGGTTATGCGATGGGCATGTACTTAATGCGTCAGATTGGTGACCGTGGGGTTTATGGTGATCCAATCCTACCTGACTTTATGGTGTTCCTTGATTGGTCAGTGTTGCCGTGGTTTTGGCAGGGCTTTGATCAGTTCTGGTTTGCTTGTCTGATGGTGGTGTTGGTGCCGGGCGCATTGGCTTATTTGTTCGGTTATCTGGCTTTTCGCTCTCGTGTGTCAGGGGTTTACCTCTCTATCATGACTCAGGCATTAACTTACGCATTGATGTTGGCGTTCTTCCGCAACGAGATGGGCTTTGGTGGTAACAACGGATTGACGGATTTCAAAGACATCGTCGGCCTGAGCTTGCAGAGTGATGCCGTTAAGATTGGCCTGTTTGTCGCGACGGGTATCTCGCTGATCCTAAGCTACATCGCGTGTCGAATGGTAGTGACCAGTCGATTAGGTCGTGTGGCACTGGCGATTCGTGATACCGAGTCTCGTACTCGTTTTATGGGGTACGACGTCGATGGTATCAAGTTATGGGTCTTCGTTTTGTCTGCAGTTATCGCGGGGATTGCGGGTGCTTTATATGTTCCTCAAGTCGGCATCATCAACCCGGGAGAGTTTGCGCCACTTAACTCGATTGAGATTGTGGTTTGGGTTGCATTGGGCGGTCGCGCCACTCTGTTTGGTGCCATTGTTGGTGCGTTGATCATCAACTACGCCAAGAGCTGGTTTACGGTTGAATTCCCAGAGGTATGGCTTTTCGCTCTAGGTGGTCTATTCGTTCTCTCGACCATGTACTTCCCACAAGGTGTGATTGGCTTTGTCAGTGAAAAGTGGCAACAGTTACGCAAGGCATCGAATTCAAAAGGCGAAGGACAAGGTAAGGATGATCAACATAAAGGCAAGGAGGTGATCGCATGA
- the urtB gene encoding urea ABC transporter permease subunit UrtB, translating into MKNVLNVFKALLLMAVSAQLAFAGITDEASFTKALVGKKTSDKELAIDWVIEAQTEDVSKPILDGWLNGNLYYFNDKQSEQYKQLYLIQSIKTATSAQSVWDESSLSIENARQFKKVRVNNKLRGILRGEIASIGLNSSNPDTRYKAVLDLLGTKDPDIIDRLAVLRTSESEGKVAELMDLSLAIFTSLDKSATIEARVASIERVGDFKQSVVLKTLNQLLNSEQAPKVLAATERAMDDYQQSQALYSGVETVFFGLSLGSVLVLAGIGLAITFGVMGVINMAHGELIMIGAYTTYVLQLLMPNHIGLALILSIPAAFIVSGLVGIAIERSVIRHLYGRPLETLLATFGISLILQQAVRSIFSPLNRSVSTPEWMSGALQLNPMLSLTYNRLYIILFCGLVFMGLLMVLKKTPLGLQVRAVSQNRGMARAMGIRSERVDAMTFGLGSGVAGVAGVALSQLTNVGPNMGQAYIIDSFMVVVFGGVGNLWGTLVAGLSLGLFNKILEPWAGAVLAKILVLVFIILFIQKRPRGLFPQRGRAAEG; encoded by the coding sequence ATGAAAAACGTATTGAACGTATTTAAGGCGCTATTGCTTATGGCAGTCAGTGCTCAGTTGGCTTTTGCTGGAATAACGGATGAAGCTAGCTTTACCAAGGCGCTAGTTGGTAAGAAAACATCGGATAAAGAATTGGCTATCGATTGGGTCATTGAGGCACAAACTGAAGACGTGTCGAAACCTATTTTGGATGGCTGGTTAAACGGAAATCTCTATTACTTTAATGACAAACAGAGCGAGCAATATAAACAGCTCTACCTGATTCAAAGCATTAAAACAGCAACCTCGGCTCAGTCGGTGTGGGATGAGTCAAGCCTCAGTATCGAGAATGCTAGGCAGTTTAAGAAGGTTCGCGTGAACAACAAGCTTCGCGGGATCTTGCGTGGGGAAATTGCCTCGATTGGACTGAACAGCAGTAACCCAGATACACGTTATAAAGCGGTTCTGGATCTGCTCGGTACCAAAGATCCTGACATTATCGATCGTTTAGCTGTGCTGAGAACCAGTGAGTCAGAGGGCAAAGTCGCTGAGTTGATGGACTTGTCGTTAGCCATTTTCACCTCTCTTGATAAGAGCGCCACAATTGAAGCTCGTGTGGCTTCAATTGAACGAGTTGGCGACTTCAAACAATCCGTCGTGCTAAAGACGCTAAACCAGCTGCTCAACAGCGAACAAGCTCCAAAGGTCTTGGCTGCAACTGAACGTGCAATGGACGATTATCAACAGAGCCAAGCACTCTATTCGGGTGTTGAGACCGTGTTCTTTGGCTTGAGTTTGGGCTCTGTGTTGGTGTTGGCAGGCATAGGCTTGGCGATCACTTTTGGTGTGATGGGCGTAATCAACATGGCCCATGGCGAGCTGATCATGATTGGCGCTTACACCACCTATGTACTTCAGTTGCTAATGCCGAACCACATCGGTTTAGCGCTGATTCTATCTATTCCGGCTGCATTTATTGTGTCTGGTCTGGTCGGTATTGCGATTGAGCGCAGTGTGATTCGTCATCTCTACGGCCGTCCACTGGAAACCTTGCTCGCGACCTTCGGTATAAGCTTGATCTTGCAACAAGCCGTTCGCTCTATTTTCTCTCCACTTAACCGCTCAGTGAGCACGCCTGAATGGATGTCTGGCGCACTTCAATTGAACCCAATGTTATCTCTGACCTACAACCGACTTTATATCATCCTGTTCTGTGGTTTGGTGTTCATGGGCTTGTTGATGGTTCTGAAAAAGACACCACTAGGTTTACAGGTTCGTGCCGTTTCTCAAAACCGTGGTATGGCGCGTGCGATGGGTATTCGATCTGAACGAGTTGATGCGATGACCTTTGGTTTAGGTTCTGGCGTAGCGGGTGTCGCGGGTGTGGCACTGTCTCAGTTGACTAACGTTGGCCCGAATATGGGGCAAGCGTACATCATCGATTCTTTCATGGTGGTGGTGTTCGGCGGAGTCGGCAACTTGTGGGGAACACTCGTCGCAGGCTTAAGCCTTGGTTTATTCAATAAGATCTTAGAGCCCTGGGCTGGCGCAGTACTCGCTAAGATTTTAGTACTGGTTTTCATTATTCTATTTATTCAAAAACGCCCACGCGGATTGTTCCCGCAACGTGGTCGTGCGGCTGAAGGTTAA
- the urtA gene encoding urea ABC transporter substrate-binding protein, which translates to MNKVFNLSLAALCTTLSFSSVSVFAADETIKVGVLHSLSGTMAISETTLKDTVLMLIEEQNKKGGLLGKKLEPVVVDPASNWPLFAEKARELIEKEKVDVVFGGWTSVSRKSMLPVFEELNSILFYPVQYEGEESSKNVFYTGAAPNQQAIPAVDYLMEELEVERWVLAGTDYVYPRTTNKILEAYLKDKGVAEEDIMINYTPFGHSDWQSIVSDIKKFGEAGKKTAVVSTVNGDANVPFYKELGAQGISSEDIPVIAFSVGEEELSGMDTEPLVGHLAAWNYFMSVDTEANEEFVETWQSFIKSEKRVTNDPMEAHYVGFNMWAQAVTNAGTTDPESVQDALIGVSVPNLSGGYSTMLPNHHITKPVLIGEIQDDGQFDIVWETTGLVAGDAWSSYLPESAKLFSSWSKPFSCGAFNVETKKCSGGN; encoded by the coding sequence ATGAACAAGGTGTTCAATTTATCGCTAGCTGCACTGTGTACAACACTTTCATTTTCTTCTGTATCAGTGTTTGCGGCTGACGAGACCATAAAGGTCGGCGTCCTACATTCACTATCTGGCACCATGGCGATCAGTGAAACCACACTGAAAGATACCGTGTTAATGCTCATCGAAGAGCAGAACAAAAAGGGCGGCTTGCTAGGTAAAAAGCTTGAGCCTGTAGTCGTTGACCCTGCGTCAAACTGGCCTCTATTTGCTGAAAAAGCGCGTGAGCTTATCGAGAAAGAGAAGGTCGACGTGGTTTTCGGTGGTTGGACATCGGTATCTCGTAAATCCATGCTGCCGGTATTCGAAGAGCTCAACAGCATCCTTTTCTACCCAGTTCAGTATGAAGGTGAAGAGTCTTCTAAAAACGTTTTCTACACGGGCGCAGCGCCAAACCAACAAGCGATTCCTGCCGTGGATTACTTAATGGAAGAGCTGGAAGTTGAGCGTTGGGTACTAGCAGGTACCGATTACGTTTACCCACGTACGACCAATAAGATCCTTGAAGCCTACCTAAAAGATAAAGGTGTCGCAGAAGAAGACATCATGATCAACTACACGCCATTTGGTCACTCTGACTGGCAATCTATTGTTTCAGACATCAAAAAATTCGGTGAAGCAGGTAAGAAAACCGCAGTGGTTTCTACTGTGAACGGCGATGCGAACGTCCCTTTCTACAAAGAGCTTGGCGCTCAGGGCATTTCATCTGAAGACATCCCAGTTATTGCATTCTCTGTTGGTGAAGAAGAATTGTCAGGTATGGATACTGAACCACTGGTTGGTCACCTAGCGGCTTGGAACTACTTCATGAGCGTTGATACCGAAGCCAATGAAGAGTTCGTTGAAACGTGGCAGTCATTCATCAAGAGTGAAAAGCGTGTCACCAACGACCCAATGGAAGCGCACTATGTTGGCTTCAACATGTGGGCGCAAGCGGTAACCAACGCAGGCACAACCGATCCTGAATCTGTACAAGATGCCTTGATTGGCGTGTCTGTTCCTAACCTTTCTGGCGGCTACTCTACCATGCTGCCAAACCACCACATCACCAAACCCGTCCTGATCGGTGAAATCCAAGACGATGGTCAATTCGATATCGTTTGGGAAACCACAGGCCTTGTTGCGGGTGATGCTTGGTCTAGTTACTTACCTGAATCAGCGAAGCTGTTCTCTAGTTGGTCTAAGCCATTCTCATGTGGTGCGTTTAACGTCGAAACCAAGAAGTGTTCTGGCGGTAACTAG
- a CDS encoding zinc ribbon domain-containing protein: MSENICPKCQSELAWDGKYHCESCQAHFTKVGFCPECSSQLEKLQACGAASYFCNADCNELKSKSRVKFEFQAAD; this comes from the coding sequence ATGAGTGAAAATATCTGCCCTAAGTGTCAGTCAGAGCTAGCTTGGGATGGCAAGTATCACTGTGAAAGTTGTCAGGCTCACTTTACTAAAGTTGGGTTTTGCCCTGAGTGCAGCAGCCAACTTGAGAAGCTTCAAGCCTGTGGTGCCGCGAGCTATTTTTGTAATGCTGACTGTAACGAGCTTAAGTCTAAATCGAGAGTAAAGTTCGAGTTCCAAGCTGCGGACTAA